A stretch of Dyella sp. BiH032 DNA encodes these proteins:
- a CDS encoding M24 family metallopeptidase: MNAATDHTRLASSSREAVGPAFDPALMLRARERSWAALRGIRERMRPGISEDEARAEAAEVFRSLGMERLWHPVVIRIGENTTRTFRERSNPDVRLGEDDIYFIDLGLVFDGHEGDVGDTFSTGTDPAKQACAAAARTLFDEVAGAWRTQGLSGEALYAFAAERAEAMGWRLNHAIKGHRVSDFPHAIHKAGDLGTLDCAPSGGLWILEIQIAHPTEPYGAFYEDLLVQE, translated from the coding sequence ATGAACGCTGCCACCGACCACACGCGCCTCGCCTCCTCGTCTCGCGAGGCGGTCGGGCCGGCCTTCGATCCCGCGCTGATGCTGCGCGCCCGCGAGCGCAGCTGGGCCGCCCTGCGCGGCATCCGCGAACGGATGCGGCCGGGCATCAGCGAGGACGAAGCCCGGGCCGAGGCGGCCGAGGTGTTCCGCTCCCTGGGCATGGAACGCCTGTGGCATCCGGTGGTGATCCGCATCGGCGAGAACACCACCAGGACCTTCCGCGAGCGCTCCAACCCAGACGTGAGGCTGGGCGAGGACGACATCTACTTCATCGACCTGGGCCTGGTGTTCGATGGCCACGAGGGCGACGTAGGCGACACCTTCAGCACCGGCACCGATCCGGCGAAGCAGGCCTGTGCCGCGGCCGCGCGCACGCTGTTCGACGAGGTGGCCGGTGCCTGGCGCACACAGGGGCTGAGCGGCGAGGCGCTGTACGCTTTCGCCGCCGAACGGGCGGAAGCCATGGGCTGGCGCCTCAACCACGCCATCAAGGGGCACCGGGTGAGCGACTTTCCGCACGCCATCCACAAGGCCGGCGACCTCGGTACGCTCGACTGCGCGCCTTCCGGCGGCCTGTGGATCCTGGAGATCCAGATCGCCCACCCGACCGAGCCCTACGGCGCCTTCTACGAGGACCTGCTGGTCCAGGAGTAG
- a CDS encoding homoserine O-succinyltransferase gives MSSQPLSATTAATPCTPAGAVRADLTTQRSSRRIRFTPKYGSLPCEVDVRYLWCGAPDAPTVIVQGGISAHRDVVALDDETAPGWWQEAVGAGRPIDLDRYRVLSIDWLTPADFDGASAVSSEDQADALAALVEALGIGRVHAFVGSSYGAMTGLAFAARHPYALDRLVLLAGAHRPHPLSTAQRAVQRGIVRLGLEAGQPEQALSLARQLAMTTYRGSEEFARRFTAAPEFREGRFHFPVEDYLEHAGRRFVERFDVERFLALSESIDLHDVTPERIAAPATLIGFPSDRLVPLSDLCELQRRLHGPATLEVLESPYGHDAFLKETHRLAPLLREALA, from the coding sequence ATGTCCAGCCAGCCCTTGTCCGCCACCACCGCCGCCACGCCCTGTACCCCGGCGGGTGCCGTCCGCGCGGACCTCACCACGCAGCGCAGCTCCCGCCGCATCCGCTTCACCCCCAAGTACGGCAGCCTCCCCTGCGAAGTCGATGTGCGCTACCTGTGGTGCGGTGCGCCCGACGCGCCCACCGTCATCGTGCAGGGCGGCATCTCCGCCCACCGCGACGTGGTGGCACTGGACGACGAGACCGCGCCCGGCTGGTGGCAGGAGGCCGTCGGTGCCGGGCGGCCGATCGATCTGGACCGCTACCGCGTCCTGTCGATCGACTGGCTTACCCCAGCGGACTTCGACGGCGCCTCCGCCGTCTCCAGCGAGGACCAGGCCGACGCCCTGGCCGCCCTGGTCGAGGCGCTGGGCATCGGCCGCGTGCACGCCTTCGTCGGCTCCTCCTATGGCGCCATGACCGGCCTGGCCTTCGCCGCCCGCCATCCCTACGCGCTGGACCGCCTGGTGCTGCTTGCCGGTGCGCACCGCCCGCACCCGCTGTCCACCGCGCAGCGCGCCGTGCAGCGCGGCATCGTGCGCCTGGGCCTGGAAGCCGGGCAGCCGGAGCAGGCCCTTTCGTTGGCGCGCCAGCTGGCCATGACCACCTATCGCGGCAGCGAGGAGTTCGCGCGTCGCTTCACCGCCGCGCCGGAATTCCGCGAGGGACGTTTCCATTTCCCCGTCGAGGATTACCTCGAACATGCCGGCCGCCGCTTCGTCGAGCGCTTCGACGTCGAGCGCTTCCTGGCGCTGTCCGAGTCGATCGACCTGCACGACGTGACGCCGGAGCGCATCGCCGCGCCCGCCACGCTGATCGGTTTTCCGTCCGACCGCCTGGTGCCGCTGTCCGACCTATGCGAACTGCAGCGTCGCCTGCATGGCCCGGCCACGCTCGAAGTGCTCGAGTCGCCGTACGGCCACGACGCCTTCCTCAAGGAAACCCATCGCCTCGCGCCGCTGCTGCGCGAAGCGCTGGCCTGA
- a CDS encoding response regulator: MATAAPRRYSWLAHQPIQHKILLAIGSMALLFVVGGAVTLTALARQEDSARWTRHTLAVLSSLDDVAQELLHGRASLRGYLLAPNPQELANFERANLVLVRDIDTLRKLTADNPIQQARLDRLHTMATQWHKEVRRDGIDAMDGIHETEPAAAALERARIQQDYLNHSALRIDDLLVVVKQMQDAEEALLEARETAQRHDVALVRAVTWAAIVLSLLFGYWVIVLTSRLITRPIQRMASQMTQLAAHDHTVEIRQTERRDEIGEIARALQVFKQMAIETSEQAWVKGNATTIAGELQKAADQREFGDRLTGSLTPLLEAGVGVFYAYDEEQCSLELQGSYGYRERRHLSTRYALGEGLAGQCALERKPITLQNVPPDYVRIHSATGEASPSSITVLPLLSRDKLVGVLELASFGHLTYAQENLLDELLPIAALSLENLGRAMRTQELLRQTREQADELRASEEALRAQQHELRASNEELNQKTHELQEQSQRLLASEEELRVQTEELQASNEELRQKTDTLNEQKRMLEALQHETAQKAEELARASQYKSEFLANMSHELRTPLNSLLILSRSLAENREANLNEEQVESARIIHDSGSNLLRLINDILDLSKVEAGRMELVLGELPLTDLERALKRTFSHVAQEKKLEFRVEVEPGLPASIVTDAAKLEQVANNLVGNAFKFTHQGGVTVRVARPPQGLALPERLRGLAAIAITVRDTGIGVPRAKLEKVFHAFEQVDASTSRQYGGTGLGLAISRRLAELLGGDIVLESEEGKGSAFTVLLPERLEAAEGTAPAPAYVATEARPAAASALLPDTIEDDRDALAAGDTAILIIEDDPVFARILADMVRRKGYRVLAAGDGESGLLLAQRFRPTGILLDVMLPGMDGWTVIARLKENAATRHIPVHFISAVDEAGRGRDLGAVGFLTKPVSREAINGAFDRLLHFAEGQARHLLIVDDDVDSRAAMRTLLRGDDVAIDEAGSAEEALQRVDEVTYDCVVLDLGLPGMDGMEFLERLSATGRVPPVVIYSGRDLSREESLKLRQYTDSIVIKGARSPERLMDEVSLFLHSIREGGRRAGPAVAPAAGDMEELVGRKVLLVDDDMRNLFALSKVLRGWGMQVSMAQDGQKALKALAEQEGIELVLMDIMMPVMDGYDTIREVRAQPRFGKLPIIALTAKAMRGDREKCLEAGANDYLSKPIDIDKLSSMLRVWLHR, from the coding sequence ATGGCCACCGCCGCACCCCGCCGCTACTCCTGGCTTGCGCATCAGCCGATCCAGCACAAGATCTTGCTGGCCATCGGCAGCATGGCGCTGCTGTTCGTGGTCGGCGGGGCGGTGACGCTGACCGCGCTGGCCCGCCAGGAGGACAGCGCGCGCTGGACGCGGCATACGCTCGCGGTTCTCAGCTCGCTGGACGACGTGGCGCAGGAGCTCCTGCATGGCCGTGCGTCTCTGCGCGGCTACCTGCTCGCGCCGAACCCGCAGGAGCTGGCGAACTTCGAACGCGCCAACCTCGTGCTGGTCAGGGATATCGACACCCTGCGCAAGCTCACGGCCGACAACCCCATCCAGCAGGCCCGCCTGGACCGCCTGCATACGATGGCCACCCAATGGCACAAGGAAGTGCGGCGCGACGGCATCGATGCCATGGACGGCATCCATGAAACCGAGCCGGCGGCAGCCGCGCTGGAGCGTGCCCGCATCCAGCAGGACTACCTCAATCACAGCGCGCTGCGGATCGACGACCTGCTGGTCGTCGTCAAGCAAATGCAGGACGCCGAAGAAGCATTGCTCGAAGCCCGGGAAACGGCGCAGCGCCACGACGTAGCGCTCGTTCGGGCCGTGACCTGGGCTGCCATCGTGCTGAGCCTGCTATTCGGCTACTGGGTCATCGTGCTCACCTCCCGGTTGATCACCCGGCCTATCCAGCGCATGGCCAGCCAGATGACCCAGCTGGCCGCGCACGACCACACCGTGGAGATTCGCCAGACCGAGCGCCGCGACGAGATCGGCGAGATCGCCCGCGCCTTGCAGGTGTTCAAGCAGATGGCGATCGAGACCAGCGAACAGGCCTGGGTCAAGGGCAACGCCACCACGATCGCCGGCGAACTGCAGAAAGCGGCCGACCAGCGCGAGTTCGGCGACCGCCTCACGGGCTCCCTGACCCCGCTGCTGGAAGCGGGCGTGGGCGTGTTCTACGCCTACGACGAGGAACAGTGCAGCCTCGAACTGCAAGGCAGCTACGGCTACCGCGAACGCCGCCACCTGAGCACGCGCTACGCGCTGGGCGAGGGTCTGGCCGGTCAGTGCGCGCTGGAACGCAAGCCGATCACCCTGCAGAACGTGCCGCCCGATTACGTGCGCATCCACTCGGCCACGGGCGAGGCGTCGCCGAGCAGTATCACCGTGCTGCCGCTGCTGTCCCGGGACAAGCTGGTGGGCGTGCTGGAGCTGGCCAGCTTCGGCCACCTCACCTATGCCCAGGAGAACCTGCTCGACGAGCTGTTGCCGATCGCCGCGCTGTCGCTGGAGAACCTGGGCCGCGCAATGCGTACACAGGAACTGCTGCGCCAGACCCGCGAGCAGGCCGACGAACTGCGCGCGTCCGAGGAGGCGCTGCGCGCCCAGCAGCACGAGCTGCGCGCCAGCAACGAGGAACTGAACCAGAAGACGCACGAACTGCAGGAGCAATCGCAGCGGCTGCTCGCCTCCGAAGAGGAGCTGCGCGTGCAGACTGAGGAATTGCAGGCCAGCAACGAAGAGTTGCGCCAGAAGACCGACACGCTCAACGAGCAGAAGCGGATGCTGGAAGCACTGCAGCACGAGACTGCGCAGAAGGCCGAGGAGCTGGCGCGGGCCAGCCAGTACAAGTCGGAATTCCTTGCCAACATGTCGCACGAGCTGCGCACGCCGCTCAACAGCCTGCTGATCCTGTCGCGCAGCCTGGCGGAGAACCGCGAAGCCAACCTCAACGAGGAACAGGTCGAGTCGGCACGCATCATCCACGACTCCGGCAGCAACCTGCTGCGCCTGATCAACGACATCCTCGACCTGTCCAAGGTGGAGGCGGGCCGGATGGAACTGGTCCTGGGCGAGCTGCCGCTGACCGATCTGGAGCGCGCGCTGAAGCGGACCTTCAGCCACGTCGCGCAGGAGAAGAAGCTGGAGTTCCGGGTGGAGGTCGAGCCGGGCCTGCCCGCCAGCATCGTCACCGACGCGGCCAAGCTGGAGCAGGTGGCGAACAACCTGGTCGGCAATGCGTTCAAGTTCACCCACCAGGGCGGGGTCACGGTGCGCGTCGCGCGTCCGCCGCAAGGCCTGGCGCTGCCGGAACGGCTGCGGGGACTGGCGGCCATCGCCATCACGGTGAGAGATACCGGCATCGGCGTTCCACGCGCCAAGCTGGAAAAGGTGTTCCACGCCTTCGAGCAGGTCGACGCCAGCACCAGCCGCCAGTACGGCGGCACGGGACTGGGCCTGGCGATCTCCCGCCGGCTGGCGGAACTGCTTGGCGGCGACATCGTGCTGGAAAGCGAGGAAGGCAAGGGCAGCGCATTCACCGTGCTGCTGCCCGAGCGCCTGGAAGCCGCGGAAGGTACGGCTCCGGCGCCTGCGTACGTCGCCACTGAAGCGCGCCCTGCCGCGGCCAGCGCCCTCCTGCCGGACACCATCGAGGACGACCGCGATGCGCTTGCCGCCGGCGACACGGCGATCCTCATCATCGAGGACGATCCGGTGTTCGCGCGTATCCTGGCCGACATGGTGCGCCGCAAGGGCTATCGCGTGCTGGCCGCGGGAGACGGCGAATCCGGCCTGCTGCTCGCCCAGCGCTTCCGCCCCACCGGCATCCTGCTCGACGTGATGCTGCCGGGCATGGACGGCTGGACGGTGATCGCGCGGCTGAAGGAGAACGCCGCGACGCGGCACATCCCCGTGCATTTCATCTCCGCGGTGGACGAAGCCGGTCGTGGCCGCGACCTGGGCGCCGTGGGCTTCCTCACCAAGCCGGTGAGCCGGGAGGCCATCAACGGCGCGTTCGACCGGCTGCTCCACTTCGCCGAGGGGCAGGCCCGCCATTTGCTGATCGTCGACGACGACGTCGATTCCCGGGCGGCCATGCGCACGCTGCTGCGCGGCGACGACGTCGCCATCGACGAGGCCGGCAGCGCCGAAGAAGCGCTGCAGCGCGTGGACGAAGTGACCTACGACTGCGTGGTGCTCGACCTCGGCCTGCCGGGCATGGACGGCATGGAGTTCCTCGAACGCCTGTCCGCCACCGGGCGCGTCCCGCCGGTGGTGATCTATTCCGGCCGCGACCTCAGCCGGGAAGAGAGCCTGAAGCTCCGCCAGTACACCGACAGTATCGTGATCAAGGGCGCGCGCTCGCCCGAGCGCCTGATGGACGAGGTCAGCCTGTTCTTGCACAGCATCCGCGAAGGCGGCCGGCGTGCCGGACCAGCCGTGGCGCCCGCCGCCGGCGACATGGAAGAACTGGTCGGCCGCAAAGTGCTGCTGGTCGACGACGACATGCGCAACCTGTTCGCGCTGTCCAAGGTGCTGCGCGGCTGGGGCATGCAGGTGAGCATGGCGCAAGACGGCCAGAAGGCACTGAAGGCGCTGGCCGAGCAGGAGGGCATCGAACTGGTACTGATGGACATCATGATGCCGGTGATGGACGGCTACGACACCATCCGCGAGGTACGTGCGCAGCCGCGCTTCGGCAAGCTGCCGATCATCGCGCTCACCGCCAAGGCCATGCGCGGCGACCGCGAGAAATGTCTCGAAGCCGGCGCCAACGACTATCTTTCCAAGCCGATCGACATCGACAAGCTGTCGTCGATGCTGCGGGTGTGGCTGCACCGATGA
- a CDS encoding DUF1304 domain-containing protein: protein MSVAAVIVIALVALLHAWFLVLEMFLWEKPSGRRAFGTTAEFAAQSKVLAANQGLYNGFLAAGLLWALWLGADGVAVARFFLGCVLVAGVYGGFTAARRILLFQAAPAALGLILLGF from the coding sequence ATGTCCGTCGCCGCCGTCATCGTCATCGCCCTGGTCGCCCTGCTCCACGCGTGGTTCCTGGTCCTTGAGATGTTCCTGTGGGAGAAGCCCTCCGGCCGCCGGGCGTTCGGGACCACGGCGGAGTTCGCCGCCCAATCGAAGGTGCTGGCCGCCAACCAGGGCCTGTACAACGGCTTTCTGGCCGCGGGGCTGCTGTGGGCGCTATGGCTGGGCGCGGACGGCGTGGCCGTCGCCCGCTTCTTCCTCGGCTGCGTGCTGGTGGCCGGCGTGTACGGCGGCTTCACGGCGGCCCGCCGCATCCTGCTCTTCCAGGCCGCGCCCGCCGCGCTGGGCCTGATCCTGCTCGGGTTTTGA
- a CDS encoding peptide chain release factor 3 has translation MSTHLDETRRRRTFAIVSHPDAGKTTLTEKLLLFGGAIQMAGSVKGRKAARHATSDWMALEKERGISVTSSVMQFPYEGKIVNLLDTPGHADFSEDTYRVLTAVDSALMVIDCAKGVEERTIKLMEVCRLRDTPIMTFINKLDREGRSPIELLDEVESVLGIACAPLTWPIGMGKRLKGVYHLVLDEVHVFEPGKNFTRQDSTIFKGLDAPGLEAAIGAEALAELRDELELVLGASNPFDPEQYLAGKLTPVFFGSAVNNFGVQLLLDFFVEHAPSPKPRATLTREIDPDEEKLTGFVFKIQANMDPAHRDRVAFMRVCSGTYTAGMKMIQTRTGKEVRIANALTFMASDREIVESAYPGDVIGLHNHGTISIGDTFTEGEPVSFTGIPNFAPELFRRARLRDPLKMKALQKGLAQLSEEGATQFFRPLMSNDLVLGAVGVLQFDVVAYRLKDEYGVDAAFEPVGVATARWVHCDDAKKLEEFREKNAMNLAVDAAGELVYLAPSRVNLQLAQERWPQVRFSATREHAASVEV, from the coding sequence ATGTCCACCCATCTCGACGAAACCCGCCGCCGCCGCACCTTCGCCATTGTCAGCCATCCTGACGCGGGCAAGACCACGCTGACCGAAAAGTTGCTGCTGTTCGGCGGCGCGATCCAGATGGCCGGCTCGGTGAAGGGCCGCAAGGCCGCGCGCCACGCCACCTCGGACTGGATGGCGCTGGAAAAGGAGCGCGGCATCTCGGTGACCTCGTCGGTGATGCAGTTCCCCTACGAGGGGAAGATCGTCAACCTGCTCGACACCCCCGGCCACGCTGACTTCTCGGAAGACACCTATCGCGTGCTCACCGCGGTGGACTCGGCGCTGATGGTGATCGACTGCGCCAAGGGCGTGGAGGAGCGCACTATCAAGCTGATGGAGGTGTGTCGCCTGCGCGACACGCCGATCATGACCTTCATCAACAAGCTCGACCGCGAGGGCCGCTCGCCGATCGAGCTGCTGGACGAAGTGGAGTCGGTGCTAGGCATCGCCTGCGCGCCGCTCACCTGGCCGATCGGCATGGGCAAGCGCCTCAAGGGCGTGTACCACCTGGTGCTGGACGAAGTGCACGTGTTCGAGCCAGGCAAGAACTTCACGCGGCAGGACTCGACCATCTTCAAGGGCCTGGACGCGCCGGGTCTGGAAGCGGCGATCGGCGCCGAGGCGCTGGCCGAGCTGCGCGACGAGCTGGAGCTGGTGCTGGGCGCGTCCAATCCGTTCGACCCGGAGCAGTACCTGGCCGGCAAGCTCACGCCGGTGTTCTTCGGCTCGGCGGTGAACAACTTCGGCGTGCAGCTGCTGCTGGACTTCTTCGTCGAGCACGCGCCCTCGCCCAAGCCGCGCGCCACGCTCACGCGCGAGATCGATCCGGATGAGGAAAAGCTCACCGGCTTCGTGTTCAAGATCCAGGCGAACATGGACCCGGCGCACCGCGACCGCGTCGCCTTCATGCGCGTGTGCTCAGGCACCTATACGGCCGGCATGAAGATGATCCAGACGCGCACCGGCAAGGAAGTGCGCATCGCCAACGCGCTGACCTTCATGGCCAGCGACCGCGAGATCGTGGAGAGCGCCTACCCCGGCGACGTGATCGGCCTGCACAACCACGGCACGATCAGCATCGGCGACACCTTCACCGAGGGCGAGCCGGTCTCGTTCACCGGCATCCCGAACTTCGCGCCGGAACTGTTCCGCCGTGCGCGCCTGCGCGACCCGCTGAAGATGAAGGCGCTGCAGAAGGGCCTGGCGCAGCTGTCCGAGGAAGGCGCCACGCAGTTCTTCCGCCCGTTGATGAGCAACGATCTGGTGCTGGGCGCAGTCGGCGTGCTGCAGTTCGACGTGGTGGCGTATCGCCTCAAGGACGAATACGGCGTGGACGCGGCCTTCGAGCCCGTCGGCGTGGCGACCGCGCGCTGGGTGCATTGCGACGACGCGAAGAAGCTGGAAGAGTTCCGCGAGAAGAACGCGATGAATCTGGCCGTGGACGCCGCCGGCGAACTGGTCTATCTCGCGCCGTCGCGCGTGAACCTGCAGCTGGCACAGGAGCGCTGGCCGCAGGTGCGCTTCTCGGCCACGCGCGAGCACGCGGCTTCGGTCGAGGTGTGA
- a CDS encoding 2OG-Fe dioxygenase family protein, producing the protein MTDPDHQAASPQALRGLLRADGFAFVAHRAMQDLLGGMADWAAFAASWNDLGPDDYLAAKGRQRRRRHAVFAAGPEGPFERREHQPHYQSLDYNRLQGGIERWFEPILPEVAEGASLQGILRFARDFFTPLAPQVARWHVEVHQFRIEARAGLAGEPTPEGVHRDGVDYVLVLLVDRENIESGTTTIHGPDGRLLGSFTLTHPLDAALVDDARVFHGVTPVTPRDPSRAAHRDVLVVTLRRHE; encoded by the coding sequence ATGACCGACCCCGACCACCAGGCCGCCTCCCCCCAGGCCCTGCGCGGGCTGCTCCGCGCCGACGGCTTCGCCTTCGTCGCCCACCGCGCCATGCAGGACCTGCTCGGGGGCATGGCGGACTGGGCCGCCTTCGCGGCCAGCTGGAATGACCTGGGACCCGACGACTACCTGGCCGCGAAAGGCCGCCAGCGGCGGCGGCGGCACGCCGTCTTCGCTGCCGGGCCGGAGGGGCCGTTCGAGCGGCGCGAGCACCAGCCGCACTACCAGAGCCTGGACTACAACCGCTTGCAAGGGGGTATCGAGCGCTGGTTCGAGCCGATCCTGCCGGAGGTCGCCGAAGGGGCCAGCCTGCAGGGCATCCTGCGTTTCGCCCGCGATTTCTTCACCCCCCTGGCGCCCCAGGTCGCCCGCTGGCATGTGGAGGTGCACCAGTTCCGCATCGAGGCCCGGGCCGGCCTGGCAGGCGAGCCCACGCCGGAAGGCGTGCATCGGGACGGCGTGGACTATGTACTGGTGCTGCTGGTGGACCGGGAGAACATCGAAAGCGGCACCACCACCATCCACGGCCCGGACGGCCGCCTGCTGGGCAGCTTCACCCTCACCCACCCGCTGGACGCCGCGCTCGTCGACGACGCCCGGGTCTTCCACGGCGTCACGCCGGTGACGCCGCGCGACCCGTCGCGGGCGGCGCACCGGGACGTGCTGGTGGTGACGCTCCGGAGGCATGAATGA
- a CDS encoding GFA family protein — MPVEFLPMDGGCTCGKVRYRLLSKPLIVQCCHCRWCQRESGAAFALNAMIETDRVQPLRGRPLLETIPSFSGKGQEVARCPDCMVALWSHYAGGGATFAYVRVGTLDDPDRLPPDIHVFTASKQPWVVIPEGSRAVPAFYRRSEVWTAESLERRRIALEGAGGA; from the coding sequence ATGCCCGTCGAGTTCCTGCCCATGGACGGCGGCTGCACCTGCGGCAAAGTCCGCTACCGCCTGCTGAGCAAGCCGCTGATCGTGCAGTGCTGCCATTGCCGCTGGTGCCAGCGCGAGAGCGGCGCCGCGTTCGCGCTGAACGCGATGATAGAAACCGACCGGGTCCAGCCGTTGCGCGGCCGACCGCTGCTGGAAACCATCCCCAGCTTCAGCGGCAAGGGCCAGGAGGTCGCGCGCTGTCCGGACTGCATGGTGGCACTCTGGAGCCACTACGCCGGCGGCGGCGCCACCTTCGCCTACGTTCGCGTGGGCACACTGGACGACCCCGACCGCCTGCCGCCGGACATCCACGTCTTCACCGCCAGCAAGCAGCCCTGGGTGGTGATTCCCGAGGGCTCCCGGGCGGTGCCGGCGTTCTATCGCCGCAGCGAGGTCTGGACCGCGGAGAGCCTGGAGCGGCGCCGGATCGCGCTCGAAGGGGCCGGAGGGGCCTAG
- a CDS encoding CPBP family intramembrane glutamic endopeptidase — MRNAPSPAFVAPAFATPADATARQRWLVFSPVARIVNFAVTMIAANLLLGSLMHMLGWSRAEADPLLRAFAMLLGQVIAPLLAYVVLVRAVERRPLAELSLRRLPAQGGLGLLVGTALMGATVTLLWLLGSYHVIGTNPSADWVPAVLVVGLGAGLGEEIISRGVLFRIIEEGLGTWWALGISAVFFGAAHIGNPGATPWSSAAIAIEAGILLGLLYHVTRSLWVCAGMHLAWNVMQGTVFGIAVSGHPADGFLVASLSGPDWLSGGAFGAEASVVALLACSSVSVGLLGIALRRRSIVPPAWKRQAPPLPATPG, encoded by the coding sequence ATGCGGAACGCCCCCTCGCCCGCCTTCGTCGCGCCGGCCTTTGCCACCCCCGCCGACGCGACGGCCCGGCAGCGCTGGCTGGTGTTCTCACCAGTGGCGCGCATCGTCAACTTTGCCGTGACGATGATCGCCGCCAACCTGCTGCTCGGCTCGCTCATGCACATGCTCGGTTGGTCCCGCGCCGAAGCCGATCCGCTGCTGCGTGCGTTCGCCATGCTGCTCGGCCAGGTCATCGCGCCGCTGCTTGCCTACGTCGTGCTGGTCCGCGCCGTCGAGCGCCGCCCGCTCGCGGAGCTGTCGCTGCGCCGGCTGCCCGCACAGGGCGGTCTCGGCCTGCTGGTCGGCACCGCGCTGATGGGCGCGACGGTGACCTTGCTCTGGCTGCTGGGCAGCTATCACGTCATCGGCACGAACCCTTCCGCCGACTGGGTGCCCGCCGTGCTGGTCGTGGGGCTGGGTGCCGGCCTGGGCGAGGAGATCATTTCCCGCGGCGTGCTGTTTCGCATCATCGAGGAAGGCCTCGGCACCTGGTGGGCACTCGGCATCTCGGCGGTGTTCTTTGGCGCCGCGCATATTGGCAACCCGGGCGCGACGCCGTGGAGTTCCGCGGCGATCGCCATCGAGGCAGGCATCCTGCTGGGGCTGCTGTATCACGTGACCCGTTCGCTGTGGGTGTGCGCCGGCATGCACCTGGCGTGGAACGTCATGCAGGGCACGGTGTTCGGCATCGCGGTATCCGGCCATCCGGCGGACGGCTTCCTGGTCGCTTCGCTGAGCGGGCCGGACTGGCTCAGCGGCGGCGCCTTCGGGGCCGAAGCCTCGGTGGTCGCCCTGCTGGCCTGCAGTTCGGTCAGCGTCGGCCTGCTGGGCATCGCCCTGCGCCGGCGCTCCATCGTGCCGCCGGCCTGGAAACGGCAGGCGCCGCCCCTGCCCGCCACGCCCGGCTGA
- a CDS encoding protein-glutamate O-methyltransferase CheR translates to MKERGGKARDTELEDIEVELFVRALQLRHGYDFSQYAPASLKRRIRQLAQAHQSGTISALTARVLHEPGFLSAVLEGLSVPVSEMFRDPEVFRALREKVFPVLASYPQINIWQAGCAHGQEVYSLAILLEEAGLYERTQIYATDFNEAALRHAQEGIYPAKEAQLWSRNYQAAGGSHSLADYYSARYELLKLDGRLRRHVIFANHNLVADEVFCEAHLILCRNVLIYFSDPLQDRTLALFRDSLVRGGFLCLGTRESLDFAPSAADFVPVDAGLRIYRLAQKAVE, encoded by the coding sequence ATGAAGGAACGCGGCGGCAAGGCACGCGACACCGAGCTCGAAGACATCGAGGTCGAGCTGTTCGTGCGCGCACTACAGCTGCGCCACGGCTACGACTTCAGCCAGTACGCACCGGCCTCGCTCAAGCGGCGCATACGGCAGCTGGCCCAGGCGCACCAGAGCGGCACCATCAGCGCGCTGACCGCGCGCGTGCTGCACGAGCCGGGATTCCTGTCGGCGGTACTGGAGGGTCTGTCGGTACCGGTCTCCGAAATGTTCCGCGACCCCGAGGTATTCCGCGCGTTGCGCGAGAAGGTCTTCCCCGTGCTGGCCTCGTATCCGCAGATCAACATCTGGCAGGCGGGCTGCGCACATGGGCAGGAGGTGTATTCGCTGGCCATCCTGCTGGAGGAGGCCGGGCTGTACGAGCGCACGCAGATCTACGCCACCGATTTCAACGAAGCTGCGTTGCGGCACGCCCAGGAAGGCATCTATCCGGCCAAGGAGGCCCAGCTCTGGTCGCGCAACTACCAGGCCGCCGGCGGCAGCCATTCGCTGGCCGACTATTACAGCGCACGCTATGAGCTGCTGAAACTGGACGGGCGGCTGCGCCGTCATGTGATCTTCGCCAATCACAACCTGGTAGCCGACGAAGTGTTCTGCGAGGCGCACCTGATCCTGTGCCGCAACGTGCTGATCTATTTCTCCGACCCGCTGCAGGACCGCACGCTGGCCCTGTTCCGCGACAGTCTGGTGCGCGGCGGCTTCCTTTGCCTGGGCACCCGCGAGAGCCTGGACTTCGCGCCGTCCGCGGCCGATTTCGTGCCGGTGGATGCGGGCCTGCGTATCTACCGCCTCGCGCAGAAGGCGGTGGAGTGA